A region from the Gossypium hirsutum isolate 1008001.06 chromosome A08, Gossypium_hirsutum_v2.1, whole genome shotgun sequence genome encodes:
- the LOC107931872 gene encoding cytochrome P450 94C1, producing the protein MNHSIPNPSSSSSSSSSSSLWFNSTCTIFSFIFFTFTFSFSLFSLSIFILRLKLWCKCSTCQSFLTSSWSKDFNNLCDWYTHLLSKSPTGTIHIHILGNIITADPKNVEHILKTKFENYPKGKPFSILLGDLLGKGIFNVDGDSWKCQRKMASLELGSVSIRMHAFNIVKSEIQTRLIPLLNSVSGQVLDLQDVFRRFSFDNICKFSFGFDPCCLELSLPMPSSEFAEAFDLASKLSAQRGLSPSSLIWKVKRVLNLGSEKELKSAIKIVDQFAQRMINQRRELGFSDKSDLLSRFMATMIDDDKYLRDIVVSFLLAGRDTVASGLTSFFWLLSQNPKVEFTIRDELEKVTAGFSPSNDQDFVMFDQMREMHYLHAAFCESLRLFPPVQLDSKFAQHDDVLPDFTFVRKGTRVTYHPYAMGRMERVWGSDCLEFKPERWLKNGIYVPENPYKYPVFQAGLRVCLGKEMALVEMKCVVLAIIKRFNIQVADPNQAPKFAPGLTATVRGGLPVLVQRREA; encoded by the coding sequence atgaatcatTCAATTCCAaacccttcttcttcttcttcttcttcttcttcttcttctttatggTTCAACTCCACATGCACTATTTTTTCCTTCATCTTCTTCACTTTTACTTTCTCATTTTCCCTCTTTTCATTATCAATCTTCATTTTAAGATTAAAACTATGGTGTAAATGTTCAACTTGCCAATCATTCCTCACTTCAAGTTGGTCCAAAGATTTCAATAACCTTTGTGATTGGTATACTCACCTTCTTTCAAAATCGCCGACGGGAACAATCCATATTCATATCCTTGGCAATATCATCACCGCCGATCCTAAAAACGTCGAAcacatattaaaaacaaagttcGAAAATTACCCAAAAGGAAAACCATTCTCGATTCTCCTCGGTGATTTACTCGGCAAAGGTATATTTAACGTCGATGGCGATTCCTGGAAATGTCAAAGAAAAATGGCTAGTCTTGAACTTGGTAGTGTTTCCATTAGAATGCATGCTTTTAATATCGTTAAATCGGAGATTCAAACTAGACTTATCCCTCTTTTAAACTCAGTTTCCGGTCAGGTTTTAGATTTACAAGATGTGTTTAGAAGGTTTTCTTTTgataatatttgtaaattttcattcGGGTTTGATCCTTGCTGCCTTGAATTATCGTTGCCGATGCCGTCGTCGGAATTTGCGGAGGCTTTTGATTTGGCGTCGAAGTTATCGGCACAAAGAGGGTTGTCGCCGTCGTCTTTGATATGGAAAGTTAAAAGGGTATTGAATTTAGGGTCTGAAAAAGAGCTTAAAAGCGCCATTAAAATAGTGGATCAATTTGCTCAACGTATGATTAATCAACGACGGGAACTTGGTTTTTCCGACAAGAGTGATCTTTTGTCGAGATTTATGGCAACAATGATCGACGACGACAAGTATCTTCGTGACATTGTCGTTAGTTTCCTTTTGGCTGGACGTGATACGGTTGCTTCCGGTCTAACTAGTTTCTTCTGGTTATTATCTCAAAACCCGAAAGTCGAGTTCACCATTAGAGACGAACTCGAAAAGGTTACTGCCGGGTTTTCGCCGAGCAACGATCAAGATTTCGTAATGTTCGATCAAATGCGTGAAATGCATTATTTGCACGCGGCATTCTGCGAGAGCTTACGGTTGTTTCCGCCGGTTCAATTGGACTCGAAGTTCGCACAACACGACGACGTTTTGCCTGATTTTACTTTTGTAAGGAAAGGTACTAGGGTCACTTACCATCCCTACGCGATGGGTCGGATGGAACGGGTTTGGGGCTCCGATTGTCTTGAATTCAAACCGGAAAGATGGTTGAAAAACGGTATATATGTACCCGAAAACCCATACAAGTACCCTGTTTTTCAAGCCGGGTTAAGGGTTTGTTTAGGGAAGGAAATGGCATTAGTGGAGATGAAATGTGTGGTTCTAGCCATAATCAAACGGTTCAACATTCAGGTTGCTGATCCCAATCAAGCACCAAAGTTCGCCCCGGGTCTCACTGCCACCGTGAGAGGCGGCTTACCAGTTCTAGTCCAACGAAGGGAAGCTTAA